ATACAAATCTTGGGTTGCTGCGACACATTCTTGAGCCAAGCTCAGAGTCTTCCCCTAGTGCGTCCTTATAGCTAGAAAGCCAGGTTTTTGCATCGGCGTCTAGAGATGGGCTGCCATAGGATTCCAGTGCTGCAAGAAAGTGATGAGGATCCTGGTCTCGCATTGCTTGTGAAAGTTCCCTAAAAGCATAGTTCATATCGACCCTGTGGTCTGCTAGCAGCTTAAAGAACGACTCTACCAAATTTGAAAACTGTTGATGATCTGGCTTAAGGCCGAACTTCTCGCCTAAGATCTTGCTCCAGGCTCGGTTGTATTCTGTTTCGTATGTTTTTAGAACTGCCAACAAGCTTTCTTCATCACTTAGTGGCAACAAGGCGCTAGCGAGGCGATGTAGGTTCCATGCGGCGACCTGTGGCTGGCGTCCGTAGCTATAGCGACGGCCTGGAAGGTCGGTGGTATTAGGGGTGTAGGAAATATCAAAATGTTCCATGAAACCATAGGGTCCGTAGTCAATCGTTAGGCCTAAGATGGACATATTATCTGTGTTCATAACGCCGTGGGTAAACCCAATGGATTGCCATTGAGCCATTAATTTCGCAGTTTTCTCCAGTACCTCACCAACAAAGGCCACCACTAAGCCATTGGTCGATTGGCCTTCCTGCTCTAGGTGTGGGAAAAAAGTTTTAATGGAATAACGAAGTAACTTTTCTAAGCCTTCCGCATCGTTCTGAGCCGCCAGATGTTCAAAGTTGCCAAATCGGAGCAGGCTAGGGGCAGTGCGGCAGATGATGGCTCCTGTTTCATAGGCAGCATTGCCATCATAGAAGCGATCTCTAAGAACGGGATCTCCTGTAAGGCCCAAGCTTAAGGCACGAGTGGTAGGAATTCCAAGCTGATGCATCGCTTCTGAAGCTAGATATTCACGCACCGAGGAGCGTAAGACTGCGAATCCATCGCCGCGCCTCGAAAAGGGCGTGAGCCCGCCGCCCTTGAGCTGTAGCTCTTGGCGACAGCCCTGGGTGTCCTCCAGCTCGCCGATGACGAGGGCGCGCCCATCACCAAGCTGACCAGCCCAATTCCCGAATTGGTGGCCACTGTAGTTATACGCAAAGCTGTCTTTGGCTGGGCTCGTTCCTAAGAGTAAAGCCTCGATCTGCTTCTGATCGGCCTGTAGTTCAGCAGCGAGATCTTGATTCCAGGCGATGATCTCGGCTTTGTCAGAAGAAAACAAATG
This DNA window, taken from Pseudobacteriovorax antillogorgiicola, encodes the following:
- a CDS encoding protein adenylyltransferase SelO — encoded protein: MTVLKKARFIEEFPPKKLTEAIPSQLNELAAQFPQHLFSSDKAEIIAWNQDLAAELQADQKQIEALLLGTSPAKDSFAYNYSGHQFGNWAGQLGDGRALVIGELEDTQGCRQELQLKGGGLTPFSRRGDGFAVLRSSVREYLASEAMHQLGIPTTRALSLGLTGDPVLRDRFYDGNAAYETGAIICRTAPSLLRFGNFEHLAAQNDAEGLEKLLRYSIKTFFPHLEQEGQSTNGLVVAFVGEVLEKTAKLMAQWQSIGFTHGVMNTDNMSILGLTIDYGPYGFMEHFDISYTPNTTDLPGRRYSYGRQPQVAAWNLHRLASALLPLSDEESLLAVLKTYETEYNRAWSKILGEKFGLKPDHQQFSNLVESFFKLLADHRVDMNYAFRELSQAMRDQDPHHFLAALESYGSPSLDADAKTWLSSYKDALGEDSELGSRMCRSNPRFVLKNHVLHRVVEDLDKKDYSSLQEVEKIIRQPYNDWPDHGELYQPAPAWAQSRDIQMNSCSS